From a region of the Thermomicrobium roseum DSM 5159 genome:
- a CDS encoding alpha/beta fold hydrolase yields MLLPASRCRRASEQVRDRGLGQVLTLATQRITLEMKTPVEQTSEWATGMATVLVVPKLGLTMTEGRIGRWLKRPGETVSAGEPVLEVETEKLTVEVEAPASGILAHVLAEEGAVLPVAAPIAVIAEPGETVDLSTIVPGSPTATLTSTAPIASGASSLPTPSERPVTEGGEVRATPAARKLAREHGIDLRHIRGTGPGGRITAEDIERYLATRTAPGWPRGETVRFWSDGYALAGELFLPTHLPLPRPGIVLCTGIHGIKELGIPLLAQALADAGFAVLTFDYRGFGASEGPRGRLIPSERIRDARAALTFLETHPAVDPQRLAIGGLSMGGAHALSVAARDERVRACVALAPVTDGRRWLRSLRAEWQWRLFLEEIALDRRARVQSRMSRHVPLSTIMPPDPETEMTMREMAKRFPDLVVEPEVTLESAEALLEYQPEREIDRIAPRPLLLVHGRQDVLVAPDESLVAFQRAGEPKRLVLLEGMGHFNWLNSQHPVFGRVLGELTNWLEVWLVNRAD; encoded by the coding sequence GTGCTGCTGCCAGCCTCGCGCTGCCGTCGCGCGAGCGAGCAGGTCCGAGACCGAGGGCTCGGCCAGGTCTTGACACTGGCCACTCAGCGCATTACCTTGGAGATGAAAACACCCGTCGAGCAAACGAGCGAATGGGCGACCGGTATGGCGACAGTACTCGTGGTTCCGAAGCTCGGCCTGACCATGACCGAAGGGCGGATCGGTCGGTGGCTCAAGCGTCCCGGTGAGACCGTCAGTGCTGGCGAGCCAGTTCTCGAGGTCGAAACCGAGAAGTTGACCGTGGAAGTGGAAGCTCCCGCCTCGGGCATTCTGGCCCATGTGCTGGCCGAGGAAGGTGCAGTGCTCCCGGTCGCTGCGCCGATCGCCGTCATCGCCGAGCCCGGCGAGACGGTCGATCTCAGCACGATCGTCCCAGGATCCCCCACTGCGACGCTCACGAGTACAGCCCCGATAGCGAGTGGAGCCAGTAGCCTCCCGACGCCAAGCGAGCGACCGGTGACCGAGGGTGGGGAGGTCCGCGCCACGCCAGCAGCCCGCAAGCTGGCCCGCGAGCATGGGATCGATCTGCGGCACATCCGAGGAACCGGTCCCGGTGGGCGGATCACGGCTGAGGACATCGAGCGGTATTTGGCGACGCGCACTGCTCCAGGCTGGCCGCGCGGCGAAACCGTGCGCTTCTGGAGCGACGGGTACGCGCTGGCCGGAGAACTCTTCCTACCTACTCATCTTCCCCTGCCACGACCAGGAATCGTGCTCTGCACCGGCATCCATGGCATCAAGGAACTGGGAATACCGCTCTTGGCGCAGGCGTTGGCCGATGCTGGCTTCGCCGTCCTCACGTTCGATTACCGCGGCTTCGGAGCGAGCGAAGGACCACGTGGGCGCCTCATCCCGTCCGAGCGAATCCGGGATGCGCGCGCTGCACTCACCTTCCTCGAAACGCACCCAGCGGTCGATCCGCAGCGACTGGCCATCGGCGGTCTGAGCATGGGTGGTGCGCACGCTCTTTCGGTCGCAGCACGCGACGAGCGCGTGCGCGCGTGCGTGGCGCTCGCGCCGGTGACCGATGGACGCCGCTGGCTGCGGAGCCTCCGCGCTGAATGGCAGTGGCGGCTCTTCTTGGAAGAGATCGCTCTCGACCGCCGCGCTCGCGTGCAGAGCAGAATGTCCCGGCATGTGCCGCTCTCCACGATCATGCCGCCCGATCCGGAGACCGAGATGACCATGCGCGAGATGGCCAAACGGTTTCCTGACCTCGTCGTCGAGCCCGAGGTGACGCTCGAATCGGCTGAGGCGCTCCTGGAGTACCAGCCCGAACGGGAGATCGATCGGATCGCACCGCGCCCGCTCCTCCTCGTCCACGGACGGCAGGACGTGCTCGTCGCGCCGGACGAATCGCTCGTCGCTTTCCAGCGCGCGGGAGAACCCAAGCGACTCGTGTTGCTCGAGGGGATGGGGCACTTCAATTGGCTCAATTCCCAGCACCCGGTCTTCGGGCGCGTGCTCGGCGAGCTCACGAACTGGCTCGAGGTATGGCTGGTGAACAGAGCGGACTGA
- a CDS encoding ArsR/SmtB family transcription factor, producing the protein MHDESDTRHELERFHRRVARGAKLERASSTELAPEVLARFLNALADPTRLRIVELLAREGELHVSALVERLQQPQGRVSTHLACLRTCGLVQVRQDGKYRFYTIADHRIPALLALARDLALPYAAAIATCRVAARRCSSED; encoded by the coding sequence ATGCACGATGAGAGCGACACGCGCCATGAACTCGAGCGGTTCCACCGTCGCGTGGCCCGCGGAGCGAAGCTCGAACGGGCCTCGAGCACCGAACTCGCCCCGGAAGTGCTGGCCCGCTTTCTCAACGCGTTGGCCGATCCGACCCGCCTGCGCATCGTCGAACTCCTCGCTCGCGAAGGAGAACTCCACGTCAGCGCGCTCGTCGAGCGACTCCAGCAGCCCCAAGGACGCGTTTCGACGCATCTCGCTTGCCTGCGGACCTGTGGACTCGTGCAGGTCCGCCAGGATGGGAAATATCGCTTTTACACCATCGCGGATCACCGCATCCCTGCCTTGCTCGCGCTGGCCCGCGACTTGGCTCTTCCCTACGCTGCAGCGATCGCGACGTGCCGAGTCGCCGCACGCCGCTGTTCCTCGGAGGATTGA
- a CDS encoding potassium channel family protein produces MKIVIVGCGRVGAKLASDFAEEGHQVSVVDQRQTAFRRLPPGFRGQLVLGTGIDEDVLRNAGIQQADVFIAVTENDNTNIMAAQIAQVIYRVPKVILRIYDPDRAEIYRELGLTVICPTRTVSEMIEQAVRDELVTKTS; encoded by the coding sequence GTGAAGATCGTCATCGTCGGTTGTGGCCGCGTCGGGGCGAAACTGGCGAGCGATTTCGCTGAGGAAGGGCATCAGGTCTCGGTCGTCGACCAGCGACAGACGGCCTTTCGGCGACTGCCACCTGGCTTCCGCGGCCAGCTCGTTCTCGGGACCGGCATCGACGAGGATGTGCTCCGGAATGCGGGAATCCAGCAGGCTGACGTGTTCATCGCTGTGACCGAGAACGACAACACGAACATCATGGCTGCTCAGATCGCGCAAGTCATCTACCGCGTTCCGAAAGTGATCTTGCGCATCTACGATCCCGATCGTGCCGAAATCTATCGCGAACTCGGCTTGACCGTCATTTGCCCGACCCGGACCGTCTCGGAGATGATCGAGCAAGCTGTGCGCGATGAACTCGTGACCAAGACCAGCTGA
- a CDS encoding MFS transporter, which produces MRLARVLEPGPGALRSWYRINRVLVWISAIVGINQLGFGSIVPVVPLYAQAYGVSEALIGLAIAVYGLARFTSSAPAGWIADRAGRRWSLFAGGLATVLGNILCALAPSYPIFLVGRFVAGSGASMVLTSGQIVLADITEPATRGRTMAIYQAVFLFAVGFGPIPGGFLAQYGGLSAPFWVYGFVGAIVAVLALWRLPETRPAGAREPAQGNEFVFRRQLVSVLRHRPLVLIGLVTFGNFFARTGALFTLVPLRAEREIGLSPSQIGFGLAAVSVVSLVMAYPAGVLLDTFGRKVVIAPATLFSGLGLVGFAFASSYPWFLLACVTWALASGIGGGAPAAYAADVSPPGMTAAAMSAYRMLSELGYVVGPTVLGLAAETIGIRATLVATAVLIVGLGGLFWLAAPETWPGRRMVSDRDADGASANSR; this is translated from the coding sequence ATGCGACTGGCCCGGGTGCTCGAGCCAGGACCAGGCGCGCTGCGTTCATGGTACCGGATCAACCGCGTACTGGTCTGGATTTCCGCGATCGTCGGCATCAACCAGCTCGGTTTCGGGAGCATCGTGCCGGTCGTTCCGCTCTATGCGCAAGCCTACGGTGTCTCCGAAGCGCTGATCGGCCTGGCGATCGCGGTCTATGGTCTCGCCCGCTTCACGTCATCGGCTCCGGCTGGCTGGATCGCCGATCGAGCGGGGCGTCGGTGGTCGTTATTCGCCGGTGGCCTGGCGACGGTTTTGGGCAATATTCTCTGTGCGCTCGCCCCCTCCTATCCGATTTTTCTCGTCGGTCGATTCGTCGCGGGAAGCGGCGCATCGATGGTGCTCACCAGTGGGCAAATCGTGCTGGCCGATATCACCGAACCAGCGACACGCGGTCGGACGATGGCGATCTACCAGGCTGTCTTCCTGTTCGCTGTCGGCTTCGGGCCGATCCCTGGTGGCTTTTTGGCACAGTATGGAGGCCTGAGTGCTCCCTTCTGGGTCTACGGTTTCGTCGGCGCGATCGTCGCGGTGCTGGCGCTCTGGCGCCTGCCCGAGACGCGACCAGCTGGTGCTCGTGAACCTGCCCAGGGCAACGAGTTCGTCTTCAGGCGCCAGTTGGTGAGCGTGCTGCGGCATCGACCGCTAGTGCTCATCGGACTCGTCACCTTCGGGAATTTCTTCGCCCGAACGGGCGCACTCTTCACGCTCGTCCCGCTGCGAGCGGAGCGCGAGATCGGGCTCAGCCCCTCGCAGATCGGCTTCGGTCTGGCGGCAGTGAGCGTCGTGTCGCTGGTCATGGCGTATCCGGCTGGCGTCCTGCTCGATACGTTCGGGCGCAAGGTCGTCATCGCGCCGGCAACGTTGTTCAGCGGGCTCGGCCTCGTCGGATTCGCCTTCGCCTCGTCGTATCCATGGTTTCTCCTAGCATGCGTCACGTGGGCTCTGGCCAGCGGGATCGGGGGAGGGGCACCAGCCGCCTACGCGGCGGATGTCTCCCCGCCAGGCATGACAGCGGCGGCGATGAGCGCCTATCGGATGCTCTCCGAACTCGGGTACGTGGTAGGACCGACCGTGCTGGGGCTCGCGGCGGAAACGATCGGCATTCGCGCGACACTCGTGGCGACAGCTGTCCTGATCGTCGGACTGGGCGGGCTGTTCTGGCTGGCGGCTCCAGAAACGTGGCCAGGGCGGCGGATGGTGAGCGATCGAGATGCCGACGGCGCGTCAGCGAACAGTCGGTGA
- a CDS encoding cysteinyl-tRNA synthetase: MSRLPGTIALIGSGETAHAGRQAFAALFAQLQPPVRVAIVETPAGFQPNAALVARRLARFLYEHLPEFAPEVRFVPARQRGSIYDPDSPLVAEPLEWADCAVAGPGSPTYMVRHLAGTLTWRLLVERWSSGLRLAFASAAALAISRFTLPVYEIFKAGADLHWVQGLDLLGPLGYSLAIVPHWNNREGGDELDTSRCFMGQERFAALRRLLPSGTVILGIDEHTVCVLDFADRSGRVLGSGAVTLLTTEREFVFDRGERFPLDLLASPTVR, from the coding sequence GTGAGCAGACTTCCTGGCACCATCGCGCTGATCGGTTCCGGGGAGACAGCGCATGCTGGCCGGCAGGCCTTTGCCGCGTTGTTCGCTCAGCTGCAGCCACCGGTCCGGGTCGCGATCGTGGAGACCCCGGCCGGTTTCCAACCGAACGCAGCGCTCGTCGCGCGCCGGCTCGCTCGATTCCTGTATGAGCATCTTCCGGAATTTGCGCCTGAGGTCCGCTTCGTCCCGGCTCGCCAGCGGGGGAGCATCTACGATCCCGATTCCCCGCTCGTCGCTGAGCCGCTCGAGTGGGCCGACTGTGCCGTTGCCGGGCCGGGGAGTCCGACCTACATGGTGCGCCACCTCGCCGGAACGTTGACCTGGCGCCTGCTCGTCGAACGCTGGTCGAGTGGGCTCCGCCTCGCCTTCGCCAGCGCCGCTGCGCTCGCGATCAGCCGCTTCACCCTGCCGGTGTACGAGATCTTCAAGGCTGGAGCTGACCTGCATTGGGTTCAGGGGCTCGATCTGCTCGGCCCGCTCGGTTATTCGCTGGCCATCGTCCCTCATTGGAACAACCGCGAAGGTGGGGACGAACTCGACACGAGCCGCTGCTTCATGGGGCAAGAACGGTTCGCGGCTCTCCGTCGCCTCCTGCCGTCCGGAACCGTGATTCTCGGCATCGACGAGCACACCGTGTGCGTGCTCGATTTCGCGGATCGCTCCGGTCGGGTTCTCGGTAGCGGCGCGGTGACGCTGCTGACTACCGAGCGCGAGTTCGTCTTCGATCGTGGCGAGCGATTCCCACTCGACCTTCTCGCCTCACCGACTGTTCGCTGA
- a CDS encoding AAA family ATPase, with the protein MAADRLPEELIRRIREDAEFRRLLLEVLLGEEFLQLPAGVRRIEQAVDRLIEAMERDRQAAREREARIDAQIERLGQRIDDVARSIDRLADRVEAQIEALTKRMERVEAQIEALTARMERVEAQIEALTQRMERVEGQIEALTQRMERVEAQIEALTKRMERVEDRLGSVEERLGSVEERVGSLEERVGSVEDELVRVRNRLDDLTGKALEQYYRERAPAIFGRRLRRVRAMAIGQLAELITERLPGPEGDDLFEADLVVSGRLSTAEQPEVWVVIEVSATVDRFDVERAVRRATALRQLHPLVLPGVAGVRLTEGGRELASEAGVIVITDGKATGWEAALARWLPSDETMDDALG; encoded by the coding sequence GTGGCAGCCGATCGCCTGCCGGAGGAGCTGATCCGGCGGATTCGCGAAGATGCCGAGTTCCGGCGCCTCCTCCTGGAGGTCTTGCTCGGCGAAGAGTTTTTGCAACTTCCAGCGGGCGTCCGGCGCATCGAGCAAGCGGTCGATCGATTGATCGAGGCGATGGAACGAGATCGGCAAGCAGCGCGCGAGCGCGAGGCCCGGATCGACGCGCAGATCGAGCGACTCGGCCAGCGCATCGATGACGTGGCGCGTTCGATCGATCGATTGGCCGATCGCGTCGAGGCCCAGATCGAGGCGCTGACAAAGCGGATGGAGCGGGTCGAGGCGCAGATCGAGGCGTTGACTGCCCGCATGGAGCGGGTGGAAGCCCAGATCGAGGCCTTGACACAGCGGATGGAGCGCGTCGAAGGCCAGATCGAGGCCTTGACGCAGCGGATGGAGCGGGTCGAGGCGCAGATCGAGGCGCTGACAAAGCGGATGGAGCGGGTGGAAGATCGTCTCGGTTCGGTCGAAGAGCGTCTCGGCTCGGTCGAAGAGCGCGTCGGATCGCTCGAAGAGCGTGTCGGATCGGTCGAGGACGAACTGGTCAGGGTACGCAACCGTCTCGATGACCTGACTGGCAAGGCTCTGGAGCAGTACTATCGCGAGCGCGCGCCAGCGATTTTCGGTCGCCGACTGCGACGTGTCCGCGCGATGGCGATCGGGCAGTTGGCTGAACTCATCACCGAGCGGCTTCCCGGCCCGGAGGGGGACGATCTGTTCGAAGCCGACCTCGTCGTCTCAGGTCGGCTGTCCACAGCCGAGCAGCCTGAGGTATGGGTCGTCATCGAAGTGTCCGCGACGGTCGATCGCTTCGATGTGGAGCGGGCGGTTCGTCGTGCGACTGCGCTGCGCCAGCTCCACCCCCTCGTCTTGCCCGGCGTGGCAGGTGTCCGGCTGACCGAGGGTGGACGGGAACTGGCGAGCGAAGCTGGCGTTATCGTGATCACGGACGGTAAGGCGACCGGTTGGGAGGCTGCTCTGGCTCGC
- a CDS encoding cupin domain-containing protein: MQETIRVTRWNTPQPPTSAELEAALAAEGLRGYYWSNAPGDRYAPHSHPYHKVLYVVSGSITFFVDEREAIELGPGDRLDLPAGTVHSAVVGPRGVTCLEAHRPVSSC; encoded by the coding sequence ATGCAGGAGACGATCCGCGTCACGCGCTGGAACACCCCACAGCCACCGACGAGCGCGGAACTCGAGGCTGCTCTGGCCGCTGAGGGATTGCGCGGTTATTACTGGTCGAACGCTCCTGGTGATCGCTATGCCCCGCACTCCCACCCCTACCACAAGGTTCTCTACGTCGTGAGTGGCTCGATCACCTTTTTCGTGGACGAGCGCGAGGCGATCGAGTTGGGGCCAGGTGACCGCCTCGATCTCCCGGCAGGAACCGTGCACAGCGCGGTCGTCGGCCCCCGTGGGGTCACGTGCTTGGAGGCTCACCGTCCGGTCTCATCCTGTTGA
- a CDS encoding metallophosphoesterase family protein codes for MRVLVVSDIHGNLEALEAVLAAAGPVDRVWCLGDVVGYGPRPRECVERIREVAGPATVLGNHDAACSGRLPLEGFNPAARYALRWTMLQLGTEHRAFLENLPEKLVLDEVTLVHGSLRAPIWEYVFTTEQARANFRLLETRLCFFGHTHVPFLLSEEAAQRGERPLQPSDGMVIDTREGRLLVNPGSVGQPRDGDPRAAFLLWEPEAQRLTFRRVPYNIEAVQAEMAAARLPQLLIERLALGL; via the coding sequence ATGCGCGTTCTCGTCGTCTCGGACATCCACGGCAACCTGGAAGCGTTGGAAGCGGTCCTCGCAGCGGCTGGCCCGGTGGATCGTGTCTGGTGTTTGGGGGATGTCGTTGGGTACGGCCCGCGGCCGCGCGAGTGCGTCGAACGCATCCGGGAAGTCGCCGGCCCGGCGACCGTGCTGGGGAACCACGATGCCGCTTGCTCAGGACGCTTACCGCTGGAGGGCTTCAACCCGGCCGCTCGCTACGCCTTGCGCTGGACGATGCTGCAGCTGGGAACCGAGCACCGTGCCTTTTTGGAGAACTTGCCTGAGAAGCTGGTTCTCGACGAAGTGACGCTGGTGCACGGGAGCCTGCGGGCACCGATATGGGAGTACGTGTTCACGACGGAGCAAGCACGGGCGAATTTCCGGCTGCTCGAAACGCGCTTGTGCTTCTTCGGACACACGCACGTGCCGTTTCTGTTGAGCGAGGAAGCAGCGCAGCGGGGTGAGCGACCACTGCAGCCGTCGGATGGGATGGTCATCGACACGCGTGAGGGGCGTCTGCTGGTGAACCCGGGATCAGTGGGGCAGCCGAGGGATGGGGATCCTCGGGCTGCCTTTCTGCTTTGGGAGCCAGAGGCGCAGCGTCTCACTTTTCGGCGCGTGCCGTACAATATCGAAGCGGTGCAGGCCGAGATGGCGGCGGCGAGACTCCCCCAGCTCTTGATCGAACGTCTCGCGCTGGGCCTTTGA
- a CDS encoding potassium channel family protein: MYIIVVGGGKVGYYLTKTLVNEGYEVFLVEKNPVKVQIYRDRFGAIVMQGDGAEVATLAAAGAGRADVVIAVTGDDEDNLVICQVARERFGVRRTIARVNNPKNEELFRRLGIDVTVSQTNVILSLIEQQIPERPFVHLLALRHADLAIVEAKVAAESPVVNQPIWQLPLPPEAIITAIIRRGELIIPTGQTVIEPGDELIIVTKQQREAELRELLCAPATA; encoded by the coding sequence ATGTACATCATCGTCGTTGGTGGTGGAAAGGTCGGGTACTATCTCACGAAAACGCTCGTCAACGAGGGATACGAGGTCTTCCTCGTCGAGAAGAACCCGGTCAAAGTGCAAATCTATCGCGACCGTTTCGGTGCGATCGTCATGCAGGGAGACGGGGCCGAGGTCGCGACACTGGCGGCAGCTGGTGCGGGGCGTGCCGATGTGGTGATCGCGGTCACTGGTGACGACGAGGACAATCTGGTGATTTGCCAGGTGGCGCGCGAGCGGTTCGGTGTTCGGCGAACGATCGCTCGCGTGAACAACCCGAAGAACGAGGAGCTCTTCCGCCGGCTCGGGATCGACGTCACCGTGAGTCAAACGAACGTCATCTTGAGTCTGATCGAGCAACAGATCCCCGAGCGACCCTTCGTCCACCTCTTGGCTCTCCGGCACGCCGATCTGGCTATCGTGGAAGCCAAAGTCGCCGCCGAATCGCCGGTCGTCAACCAGCCGATCTGGCAGCTCCCCTTGCCGCCCGAGGCGATCATCACGGCGATCATCCGCCGGGGGGAGCTGATCATTCCGACCGGCCAGACGGTCATAGAGCCGGGAGACGAGTTGATCATCGTGACCAAGCAGCAGCGCGAGGCCGAACTTCGCGAGCTCCTGTGTGCTCCGGCAACGGCCTGA
- a CDS encoding cytochrome c biogenesis CcdA family protein, producing MSEFQTVVAAWLATVAGWLPFGYAFGAGMLAAVNPCGFAMLPAYLALYLGLDDDRSASAPARLGRALLVGSAVSFGFSTLFVLVGLVVSLGGSFLFPVMPWVGMSIGIVLILMGIAMFSGRVIAPTQFERLADRLMRRGERSVRAFYLFGLAYGLASLSCTFPVFMIAAGSALLSGDLSRGTLQLATYSLGMASVIVALTVALAFLRLGLVRVLRRAIPYVQSAAAALLVFAGMTILLYWSSYR from the coding sequence GTGAGTGAGTTCCAAACGGTCGTCGCGGCCTGGCTCGCGACGGTCGCGGGATGGCTTCCCTTCGGCTATGCCTTCGGTGCCGGCATGCTGGCAGCGGTCAATCCCTGTGGCTTCGCGATGCTCCCGGCGTATCTCGCCTTGTATCTCGGTCTCGACGACGACCGGTCAGCGAGCGCTCCCGCGCGACTGGGCCGCGCACTGCTCGTCGGTAGTGCTGTCTCGTTCGGCTTCTCAACTTTGTTTGTCCTGGTCGGTCTCGTTGTCTCGCTCGGTGGCAGCTTCCTCTTCCCGGTCATGCCCTGGGTCGGCATGAGTATCGGCATTGTCCTCATCCTGATGGGGATCGCGATGTTCTCCGGGCGGGTCATCGCACCGACCCAGTTCGAGCGACTCGCCGACCGCTTGATGCGCCGCGGGGAACGATCGGTCCGAGCCTTCTATCTCTTCGGTCTCGCCTACGGCCTGGCCTCGCTGAGTTGCACCTTTCCTGTCTTCATGATCGCTGCTGGAAGTGCCCTCTTGAGCGGTGATCTGTCGCGGGGAACCCTGCAGCTAGCCACGTACAGTCTGGGGATGGCGAGCGTCATCGTCGCCCTGACCGTTGCGCTGGCTTTCCTGCGCCTCGGGCTCGTGCGGGTGCTCCGACGGGCTATCCCCTATGTGCAGAGCGCAGCAGCCGCCTTGCTGGTCTTCGCGGGCATGACGATCCTCCTCTACTGGTCGTCATATCGCTGA
- a CDS encoding universal stress protein — protein MARVYRRVVVPVSGSPDDERAIDLAAAVCTGSETTLILVYVVEVPQRYALDVELPEQIERGSAILERAAQYAQRVARGKWKRVLTELLQARVAGAAIVDEAIERAADAIIMATRSRWTLGVLTQGETLPYILDNAPCDVVVVRVAERGEAAS, from the coding sequence GTGGCACGAGTCTACCGCCGGGTGGTCGTCCCGGTGAGTGGTTCACCAGACGACGAGCGGGCGATCGACCTGGCGGCAGCAGTCTGTACTGGCAGCGAGACGACGCTCATCCTCGTGTATGTGGTCGAGGTCCCACAACGGTATGCCTTGGATGTCGAGTTGCCCGAGCAGATCGAGCGGGGGTCAGCGATCCTGGAGCGAGCAGCGCAGTACGCACAGCGTGTCGCGCGCGGGAAGTGGAAACGGGTACTGACCGAGCTTCTGCAGGCACGCGTGGCTGGTGCGGCGATCGTCGACGAGGCGATCGAACGCGCGGCCGATGCCATCATCATGGCGACGAGGAGCCGTTGGACCTTGGGTGTCCTGACGCAGGGAGAGACGCTTCCGTATATCCTTGACAATGCTCCGTGCGACGTCGTCGTCGTACGGGTCGCTGAGCGGGGTGAGGCAGCATCGTGA
- a CDS encoding MFS transporter, with protein MGTEAAAARPRAVGTPAIWDARGVLLMSWAHFAHDLYPSFLGVLVPAIQAKLGVSLFWASAMVPAQQLPSIVQPFLGYVADRTSRRWFVVLSPAVAALALSSIGIAPHFAVALVLLLVSGLASAAFHAPAVALVGEFGGQRLGRAMAIFMAGGELARTVAPILLTAVIAHFTLDGMPLVMLVGLAASATLFLRLRTEASDAIARRHAGQVQLWRLIRERQRPFIGLLGSVVANTAAVTPPSFFLVEYLLQRGRSEWYGGLALSAFYASGIIGGLVGGSLSDWVGRRGALLLSSLGTAPLLALYLAIENGSWLMLPLLVLIGVFATPPRSVTLALANDIAPEARGPLSGFTLATSFVAQSIIALAFGAVAEAIGIERAFWLTVGASLAGVPFALLIPATMGRSPSSTG; from the coding sequence ATGGGGACGGAGGCAGCCGCTGCGCGCCCGCGAGCAGTCGGCACGCCAGCCATTTGGGACGCGCGCGGCGTGTTGCTCATGTCGTGGGCGCACTTCGCTCATGACCTCTATCCTTCGTTCCTCGGCGTCCTGGTTCCGGCGATCCAGGCGAAGCTCGGGGTCTCGCTGTTCTGGGCCAGCGCCATGGTTCCTGCACAGCAGCTTCCTTCGATCGTGCAGCCGTTTCTCGGCTACGTGGCGGACCGGACGAGCCGCCGCTGGTTCGTCGTGCTCTCGCCGGCAGTCGCGGCGCTCGCGCTCTCTTCCATCGGGATCGCACCGCACTTCGCCGTCGCCCTCGTGCTCCTCCTCGTTTCGGGACTTGCCTCGGCTGCCTTCCATGCGCCGGCTGTGGCGTTGGTCGGCGAGTTCGGTGGACAGCGGCTCGGTCGGGCTATGGCGATCTTCATGGCCGGTGGTGAGTTGGCGCGGACAGTCGCACCCATCCTGCTGACCGCAGTGATCGCACATTTCACCTTGGACGGGATGCCGCTCGTCATGCTCGTCGGCCTCGCCGCCTCAGCGACGCTCTTCCTGCGACTCCGGACCGAGGCGAGCGACGCGATCGCGCGGCGGCACGCTGGCCAAGTTCAGTTGTGGCGGCTCATCCGCGAGCGCCAGCGACCGTTCATCGGGCTCCTGGGATCGGTTGTGGCGAATACCGCAGCAGTGACACCCCCCAGCTTCTTTCTGGTCGAATATCTTCTCCAGCGTGGTCGGAGCGAGTGGTACGGTGGACTGGCCCTGTCTGCCTTCTATGCCAGTGGAATCATCGGCGGGCTGGTCGGGGGATCGCTCTCCGACTGGGTGGGACGACGCGGCGCGTTGCTCCTCTCCTCGCTCGGGACCGCGCCGCTCCTCGCGCTCTACCTGGCTATCGAAAACGGGAGTTGGCTCATGCTGCCGCTGCTGGTTCTGATCGGGGTTTTTGCAACACCGCCGCGCTCGGTGACGCTGGCACTGGCGAACGACATTGCCCCCGAAGCCCGTGGCCCGCTGTCTGGCTTCACGCTCGCGACCAGTTTCGTTGCTCAAAGCATCATCGCGCTCGCCTTCGGTGCCGTGGCCGAGGCGATCGGTATCGAGCGAGCGTTCTGGCTGACGGTCGGCGCCTCGTTGGCCGGGGTACCGTTCGCGTTGCTGATCCCGGCCACGATGGGGCGGTCCCCTTCGTCAACAGGATGA